One Novosphingobium sp. G106 DNA segment encodes these proteins:
- a CDS encoding SDR family NAD(P)-dependent oxidoreductase, with translation MDLQLKGKRALVTGSSSGIGAAIARELAAEGCDVVVHGRDRMRAETVARECEARGVRTAVALGAITDDAEADGVADTALAALGGIDILVNSAGGTVRGDNPSWTDVTSDEWALSFSLNVTSVIRLAKRVIPGMATRGWGRIINISSVGGTQLSGRLLDYGAAKAALDHLSANLSRAVAGQGVTVNSIVPATVLTPQAERWINTLAAQNDWPDDFAERERIYTRDYGAQPVPRLGRAEEIAAAAAFLASPRSDFTTGAMLRIDGGNTRAR, from the coding sequence ATGGACCTGCAACTCAAGGGCAAGCGCGCGCTCGTTACCGGCAGCAGCTCGGGCATCGGCGCGGCGATCGCACGCGAGCTGGCCGCCGAGGGTTGCGACGTCGTGGTCCACGGGCGCGATCGCATGCGGGCCGAAACCGTTGCGCGCGAATGCGAGGCGAGGGGTGTACGGACTGCGGTCGCGCTCGGTGCGATCACCGATGATGCCGAGGCCGACGGTGTCGCCGACACCGCGCTTGCGGCGCTGGGCGGCATCGACATTCTGGTGAATTCGGCCGGCGGCACGGTGCGCGGCGACAACCCCTCGTGGACTGACGTGACCTCGGACGAATGGGCGCTGAGCTTCAGCCTCAACGTGACTTCGGTGATCCGCCTCGCCAAGCGGGTAATCCCGGGCATGGCGACACGCGGCTGGGGGCGGATCATCAATATCTCGTCGGTCGGCGGCACCCAGCTTTCGGGCCGTCTGCTCGACTACGGCGCGGCCAAGGCAGCGCTCGACCACCTCAGCGCCAACCTGTCGCGCGCGGTGGCGGGACAGGGGGTCACGGTGAACTCGATCGTGCCGGCAACCGTGCTGACCCCGCAGGCCGAGCGCTGGATCAACACGCTCGCCGCGCAGAACGACTGGCCTGACGACTTCGCCGAACGCGAGCGCATCTACACGCGCGACTATGGCGCGCAGCCGGTGCCAAGGCTCGGCCGGGCGGAGGAGATCGCCGCGGCGGCCGCCTTCCTCGCCAGCCCGCGCTCGGACTTCACCACCGGCGCGATGCTGCGGATCGACGGCGGCAACACGCGGGCGCGCTAG
- a CDS encoding phosphotransferase encodes MPSDSPYPLPVTIEALTPEWLQAALRIKYPGITLHGARLLDINHGTCTKIRFELDLDEAGKAAGIPERVILKGGFEAHSRMMAYMHGEEVHAYADVAPHSPLRFPNCHFAAFDEGVGQGIVIMDDLVARGVTFLHPQRPETPEAVAQRLTLLARHHAMTWESPDIRPGGRFAWAPHIADATYFGTVFKPEIWQGYVNSARGAAASVCFHDLDWMIGAMDKLNALCRTLPTMLIHGDTHLGNLYVDTDGTPGFFDSLPHLAPAMYEISYHITGALDVPVRRAHERQLVAHYREELIRNGVTPPSLDEFMHQFGCFVANGYAIFLVNASEFQPEAINTAYTARFSSAMLDHDTIGLLEKLP; translated from the coding sequence ATGCCGAGCGATAGTCCATACCCGTTGCCCGTAACGATCGAGGCGCTGACGCCCGAATGGCTGCAGGCTGCGCTGCGGATCAAGTATCCCGGGATCACGCTGCACGGCGCCCGGCTGCTCGACATCAACCACGGCACCTGCACCAAGATCCGCTTCGAACTCGACCTCGACGAGGCGGGCAAGGCTGCGGGCATTCCCGAGCGGGTCATCCTCAAGGGCGGGTTCGAGGCGCACAGCCGGATGATGGCCTACATGCACGGCGAAGAGGTCCACGCCTATGCCGACGTCGCACCGCATTCGCCGCTGCGCTTTCCCAATTGCCATTTCGCCGCCTTTGACGAGGGCGTGGGCCAGGGCATCGTCATCATGGACGATCTCGTCGCGCGCGGTGTGACCTTCCTCCACCCGCAGCGGCCCGAGACGCCCGAGGCCGTGGCGCAGCGGCTGACGCTGCTCGCGCGCCACCACGCGATGACCTGGGAGTCGCCCGACATCCGTCCTGGCGGCCGCTTCGCCTGGGCGCCGCACATCGCCGACGCGACCTATTTCGGCACTGTGTTCAAACCCGAGATCTGGCAGGGTTACGTCAACAGCGCGCGCGGCGCGGCGGCATCGGTCTGCTTCCACGATCTCGACTGGATGATCGGGGCTATGGACAAGCTCAACGCGCTGTGCCGGACGCTGCCGACCATGCTGATCCACGGCGACACGCACCTCGGCAACCTCTACGTCGATACCGACGGCACGCCCGGCTTTTTCGACTCGCTGCCGCATCTGGCGCCGGCGATGTACGAGATTTCCTATCACATCACGGGCGCGCTCGATGTGCCGGTGCGGCGCGCGCACGAACGGCAACTGGTGGCGCATTACCGTGAGGAGTTGATCCGCAACGGGGTGACTCCACCGTCATTGGACGAGTTCATGCACCAGTTCGGCTGCTTCGTGGCGAACGGCTATGCGATCTTCCTGGTCAACGCCTCGGAGTTCCAGCCCGAAGCGATCAACACGGCCTATACCGCGCGGTTCTCCAGCGCGATGCTCGACCACGACACGATCGGGTTGCTGGAGAAACTGCCCTAG
- a CDS encoding UrcA family protein, translating to MLKKILQAAALAAAVLASVPGMAAEADTTKVRVYYGDLDLSNQGDIQTLDRRLTRAVEAVCPSDNGVVELSLKRVIALCRAAKHAEIAPARQSILAAAARNAPANFATAQ from the coding sequence ATGTTGAAGAAAATATTGCAGGCGGCCGCGCTTGCGGCAGCAGTCCTTGCCTCGGTTCCCGGGATGGCGGCGGAAGCGGATACGACAAAGGTCCGTGTCTATTACGGTGATCTCGACCTGTCGAACCAGGGTGATATCCAGACCCTCGACCGCCGCCTGACGCGTGCGGTGGAAGCCGTCTGTCCGAGCGATAACGGCGTGGTCGAACTCTCGCTGAAGCGCGTGATCGCACTGTGCCGCGCGGCCAAGCATGCGGAGATCGCACCGGCGCGCCAGTCGATCCTCGCTGCTGCTGCCCGCAATGCCCCCGCCAATTTTGCCACGGCGCAGTGA
- a CDS encoding methylated-DNA--[protein]-cysteine S-methyltransferase — MTYAFKTMPSPVGELTLVASDKGLTAILWENDDPDRVRLADRTEQPAHPVLVETARQLDEYFAGKRSAFDLPLDFHGTYFQKRVWAQLLAIPFGETRSYGEIARALGQPTASRAVGAANGKNPISIVAPCHRVVGTNGSLTGFAGGLEAKQRLLALEGLEFGL, encoded by the coding sequence ATGACCTATGCTTTTAAGACCATGCCTTCGCCGGTGGGTGAGTTGACCTTGGTGGCGAGCGACAAGGGGCTGACCGCGATCCTTTGGGAGAACGATGATCCGGACCGCGTTCGGCTGGCCGACAGGACCGAACAACCGGCCCATCCGGTGCTGGTCGAGACAGCACGTCAGCTCGATGAGTATTTCGCCGGCAAGCGCTCCGCATTCGACCTGCCGCTCGATTTCCATGGCACCTATTTTCAGAAGCGCGTCTGGGCGCAGCTGCTGGCGATCCCGTTCGGCGAGACGCGCAGCTACGGCGAGATCGCGCGGGCGCTCGGCCAGCCCACCGCAAGCCGGGCTGTCGGCGCGGCCAACGGCAAGAACCCCATCTCGATCGTTGCGCCGTGCCACCGCGTTGTCGGCACCAATGGCTCGCTCACAGGCTTTGCCGGCGGGCTGGAGGCTAAGCAGCGGCTGCTGGCGCTCGAAGGTCTGGAGTTCGGGCTCTAA
- a CDS encoding SDR family NAD(P)-dependent oxidoreductase produces the protein MRSLPEPARAWARSWRRCWRPRGAKLVLAARRAELVENVAHEIGDAAVALKADVTNEADVAQMVDVAMQRWGQVDVMMSNAAVPGQDKWIWEQTVDNFLDTYKVDCMAAMLCSREVLNRSMLERKQGAILTFSSGAGQRGMVRKTHYSAAKSALINLSQTIAKEVGQYGIRCNCLVPGAIDTELLQNYHRRIAAERNVPFEQVRAEEASGVPLKTFSTAEDVANMALFLVSDQARTITGQAVNVDAGWTIA, from the coding sequence TTGCGATCGTTACCGGAGCCAGCACGGGCCTGGGCCCGGTCATGGCGAAGATGCTGGCGGCCGAGGGGGGCCAAGCTCGTCCTCGCCGCCCGCCGGGCCGAACTGGTCGAGAACGTCGCGCACGAGATCGGCGACGCCGCCGTGGCGCTCAAGGCCGACGTCACCAACGAGGCCGACGTCGCGCAGATGGTCGACGTTGCGATGCAGCGCTGGGGCCAGGTCGACGTGATGATGAGCAACGCGGCGGTGCCTGGCCAGGACAAGTGGATCTGGGAGCAGACCGTCGACAACTTCCTCGACACCTACAAGGTCGATTGCATGGCCGCGATGCTTTGCAGCCGCGAGGTGCTCAACCGCTCGATGCTCGAACGCAAGCAGGGCGCGATCCTGACCTTCTCGTCGGGTGCCGGGCAGCGCGGCATGGTCCGCAAGACGCACTATTCGGCTGCCAAATCGGCGCTGATCAACCTGAGCCAGACGATCGCCAAGGAGGTCGGGCAATACGGCATCCGCTGCAACTGCCTCGTCCCCGGTGCGATCGACACCGAGCTGCTGCAGAACTATCACCGCCGCATCGCCGCCGAACGCAACGTGCCGTTCGAACAGGTGCGCGCGGAGGAAGCCAGTGGCGTGCCGCTCAAGACCTTCTCCACCGCGGAGGACGTGGCCAACATGGCGCTGTTCCTGGTGTCGGACCAGGCGCGGACGATTACCGGGCAGGCGGTCAACGTCGATGCGGGCTGGACGATCGCATGA
- a CDS encoding LysR substrate-binding domain-containing protein, with amino-acid sequence MPQLPPLAAVRVFEAAARHENYSRAAEELALTQAGVSYQIKLLEERLGAQLFMRKGRGMALTPLGKRIAPRVTEAFGILGEAFAAAQTENEAVLSITCSRTFAANWLAGRIGSFNLQRPNLAVRFHVSDELVDLSAGEVDVGIRGITTPTPGFVSHFLMNQTFTVMASPAFLEKHPLKEPADLLKVQRLSASDEWWDLWFTSVGLPGYDPHRDPGLRFDSQVLDGNAAIAGHGAAVLFPVMFPEAIKAGLLVAPFDHYTTDPRGFYLVYPEQKRNLAKVRAFRDWLLEEVRVAADDDPLGILIQPEAARLAKI; translated from the coding sequence ATGCCGCAGCTCCCGCCCCTCGCCGCCGTCCGCGTTTTCGAAGCCGCCGCCCGGCACGAGAACTACAGCCGCGCCGCCGAGGAATTGGCGCTGACCCAGGCCGGGGTTTCCTATCAGATCAAGCTATTGGAAGAGAGGCTCGGCGCGCAGTTGTTCATGCGCAAGGGCCGCGGCATGGCGCTGACCCCGCTGGGCAAGCGCATCGCGCCGCGCGTGACCGAGGCCTTCGGCATTCTCGGCGAGGCCTTCGCCGCAGCGCAGACTGAAAACGAAGCCGTGCTGAGCATCACCTGCTCGCGCACTTTCGCGGCCAACTGGCTGGCCGGGCGGATCGGCTCGTTCAACCTGCAGCGCCCCAATCTCGCGGTGCGGTTCCACGTCTCGGACGAGCTCGTCGATCTGTCCGCCGGCGAAGTCGATGTCGGCATCCGCGGCATCACCACGCCGACGCCGGGCTTCGTCTCGCATTTCCTGATGAACCAGACCTTCACGGTCATGGCGAGCCCGGCTTTCCTCGAAAAGCATCCGCTGAAGGAGCCGGCCGATCTGCTGAAGGTCCAGCGCCTGTCCGCAAGCGACGAATGGTGGGACCTGTGGTTCACCTCGGTCGGCCTGCCCGGCTACGATCCCCATCGCGATCCGGGACTGCGTTTCGATTCACAAGTGCTCGACGGCAATGCCGCGATCGCCGGACACGGCGCGGCCGTGCTCTTTCCCGTGATGTTCCCGGAAGCAATCAAGGCGGGCCTGCTGGTCGCGCCGTTCGATCACTACACGACCGATCCGCGCGGCTTCTACCTCGTCTATCCCGAACAGAAGCGGAACCTCGCCAAGGTCCGCGCCTTCCGCGACTGGCTGCTCGAAGAGGTGCGCGTGGCGGCGGACGACGATCCGCTGGGCATCCTGATCCAGCCCGAAGCGGCCCGGCTTGCCAAGATTTAA
- a CDS encoding nuclear transport factor 2 family protein, which translates to MTLDELLAREAIRDTMAKYNTSGDRLKVDDYVACFTEDGIMESEYVPEDKAFRYAGKAEILAWQNRWLDRDPNAEKVHKATFIRHHLSTCKIDLNGPDTAKARTYWVAWTDIGPDHAGYYLDDFRKVGDEWLIAHRRVRLDWESPDSLYRTAVSNTNAS; encoded by the coding sequence ATGACGCTCGACGAACTGCTCGCGCGTGAGGCGATCCGCGACACGATGGCGAAGTACAACACGAGCGGAGACCGGCTGAAGGTCGACGACTATGTCGCCTGCTTCACCGAAGACGGCATCATGGAGAGCGAATACGTGCCCGAGGACAAGGCCTTCCGCTATGCCGGCAAGGCGGAGATCCTTGCTTGGCAGAACCGTTGGCTCGATCGTGATCCGAATGCCGAGAAGGTCCACAAGGCAACTTTCATCCGCCACCATCTCTCGACCTGCAAGATCGACCTGAACGGGCCCGATACGGCCAAGGCGCGGACCTATTGGGTCGCCTGGACCGACATCGGCCCCGATCACGCCGGCTACTACCTCGATGATTTCCGCAAGGTAGGCGACGAATGGCTGATCGCGCATCGCCGCGTGCGGCTGGACTGGGAATCGCCCGACAGCCTCTACCGAACCGCCGTCTCCAACACGAATGCGAGCTGA
- a CDS encoding DHA2 family efflux MFS transporter permease subunit: MSQAYPQPGQRRLIVIFSMASAIMNQIDTTIANVALPHMQGTTSASREQIAWVLTSYIIALAIATPLTGWLAGRFGRRRLMLWSIVGFTAASLLCGIASNLDELVLFRLLQGAAGSALVPMSQATLLDIHPPEEHGKAMAVFGLAAIMGPLAGPVLGGWLTENFSWHWVFLINLPIGLFAFIGLSAVMPDAHDEEKRRFDLLGFALLAVAIGSFQLMMDRGQLQDWFQSTEIWIEATISGLALFLFIVHVLTAEHPFIRLAIFADRNYVISTLIGFFLGIMIYGVLSLLPPMLSALYGYPIITIGLVSAPRGLGTFVATLVMGRIINRIDARMLVFVGLIVSSLSALLLSRMSLDADEWLVIASGVINGMGSSMIFVPLAAIAFTTLPRQLRNEGAAFGTLTRYLGSAVGISVLQTLTYRNEAIVQSRLTEGVRPDNPAVSLGLPNADFSLPDTLGALSGEIVRQATMVSYVDAFWMLFLVGALASPLAFLMQTKKAKA; this comes from the coding sequence ATGAGCCAGGCATACCCCCAACCCGGCCAGCGCCGCCTGATCGTGATCTTTTCGATGGCCTCGGCGATCATGAACCAGATCGACACGACGATCGCCAATGTCGCGCTGCCGCACATGCAGGGCACGACCTCGGCCTCGCGCGAGCAGATCGCCTGGGTACTGACCTCCTATATCATCGCGCTGGCCATCGCGACGCCGCTGACCGGCTGGCTCGCGGGGCGCTTCGGCCGCCGCCGGCTGATGCTCTGGTCGATCGTCGGCTTCACCGCCGCCTCGCTGCTTTGCGGCATCGCCAGCAATCTCGACGAACTCGTGCTGTTCCGCCTGCTCCAGGGCGCCGCGGGATCGGCGCTGGTGCCGATGAGCCAGGCGACCCTGCTCGACATCCATCCGCCCGAGGAACACGGCAAGGCCATGGCGGTGTTCGGCCTCGCCGCGATCATGGGCCCGCTGGCCGGGCCAGTGCTCGGCGGCTGGCTGACCGAGAACTTCTCGTGGCACTGGGTCTTCCTGATCAACCTGCCGATCGGCCTGTTCGCCTTCATCGGCCTGTCGGCGGTGATGCCCGACGCGCACGATGAAGAAAAACGCCGCTTCGATCTGCTGGGCTTCGCGCTGCTGGCGGTCGCGATCGGCTCGTTCCAGCTGATGATGGACCGCGGCCAGTTGCAGGACTGGTTCCAGTCGACCGAGATCTGGATCGAAGCGACGATCTCCGGCCTCGCGCTGTTCCTGTTCATCGTCCACGTGCTGACCGCCGAGCATCCGTTCATCCGCCTCGCAATCTTCGCCGACCGCAATTACGTGATCTCGACGCTGATCGGCTTTTTCCTGGGCATCATGATCTACGGCGTGCTGTCGCTGCTGCCGCCGATGCTCTCGGCGCTCTATGGCTATCCGATCATCACCATCGGCCTCGTCAGCGCACCGCGCGGGCTCGGCACCTTCGTCGCGACACTGGTGATGGGCCGGATCATCAACCGGATCGACGCGCGGATGCTGGTCTTCGTCGGCCTGATAGTCTCGTCGCTGTCGGCCTTGCTACTTTCGCGCATGTCGCTCGATGCCGACGAGTGGCTGGTGATCGCCTCCGGGGTAATCAACGGCATGGGATCGAGCATGATCTTCGTGCCGCTGGCGGCCATCGCCTTCACCACGCTGCCGCGGCAACTGCGCAACGAGGGCGCGGCATTCGGCACGCTGACGCGCTACCTGGGTTCGGCGGTGGGCATCTCGGTGCTGCAGACGCTGACCTACCGCAACGAGGCGATCGTCCAGTCGCGGCTGACCGAGGGCGTGCGGCCCGACAATCCAGCGGTGAGCCTGGGCCTGCCCAACGCAGATTTCAGCCTGCCCGACACGCTGGGCGCGCTGAGCGGCGAGATCGTCCGGCAGGCAACGATGGTGTCCTATGTCGATGCCTTCTGGATGCTGTTTCTGGTCGGCGCGCTCGCTTCGCCGCTCGCCTTTTTGATGCAGACGAAGAAGGCGAAGGCCTAG
- a CDS encoding thiamine pyrophosphate-binding protein produces MPSKMHERIVDLLQAEGVDTVFGIPDPSFFAMFLEAEKRGMTLVAPHHEQAGALMADGYYRMTGKPAVMGINKGPGVANIAAGAAYLAKENVPAVFIMAQRQRFYEQRVRRGKMQHMPQPALFEGAMKWIGTIEYPEQTDEIFHEAFRRALSGVPGPTMVELPLSVMAATFDLPPAPPPHRYRLVNQEAGTTALAEAVRLLTEAEQPIMLVGQGAFASRAHADLIALGKKLACPIVSTTAVDAVLEGMDGVSFPYGSDAAAEAVARADVVLAVGTEIGEAMHYGRGRHWAKGKADRKWIYIERDPTAIGVNRPIDVPLVGDLKAVLPQLTGALGNLQRTAPAEMAGWAESHAVQKRALVESIPAGEPIHPGRLSIEATKMLPKDAVIVRDGGASAMWFNALLQITPRDAMWNSNYGAIGPGLPYAVGAQIAVGPERRVVLLTGDSSVLFHIAEIETAVRKNLPLLVVVAVDHAWGIEVASYKANYGNDTSTPEAKWNHHVRLDKTAESLGAHGEYVDKVADIGPAVARALASGKPALVHVEVDASANQSFAGLPGFAEFRTWYGEDGDFLGVPGASSAPAAKADSAPMEQGSGY; encoded by the coding sequence ATGCCCAGCAAGATGCACGAGCGCATCGTCGACCTGCTCCAGGCCGAAGGCGTCGATACGGTGTTCGGCATTCCCGATCCCAGCTTCTTCGCGATGTTCCTCGAAGCCGAAAAGCGCGGCATGACGCTGGTGGCGCCGCACCACGAACAGGCCGGCGCGCTGATGGCCGACGGCTATTACCGGATGACCGGCAAGCCCGCGGTGATGGGCATCAACAAAGGCCCCGGCGTCGCGAACATCGCCGCGGGCGCGGCCTATCTCGCCAAGGAGAACGTGCCCGCCGTGTTCATCATGGCGCAGCGCCAGCGCTTCTACGAACAGCGCGTCCGCCGCGGCAAGATGCAGCACATGCCACAGCCCGCGCTGTTCGAAGGTGCGATGAAGTGGATCGGCACGATCGAATATCCCGAGCAGACCGACGAGATCTTCCACGAGGCGTTCCGCCGCGCACTGTCGGGCGTGCCCGGCCCGACCATGGTCGAGTTGCCGCTGTCGGTCATGGCCGCGACATTCGACCTGCCGCCCGCGCCGCCGCCGCACCGCTATCGTCTGGTCAACCAGGAGGCCGGCACCACCGCGCTGGCCGAGGCCGTCCGGCTGCTGACCGAGGCCGAGCAGCCGATCATGCTCGTCGGCCAGGGCGCCTTCGCCTCGCGCGCGCATGCCGATCTGATTGCACTGGGCAAGAAGCTCGCCTGCCCGATCGTATCCACGACGGCGGTCGATGCCGTGCTCGAAGGCATGGACGGCGTGAGCTTCCCCTACGGTTCCGACGCGGCGGCCGAGGCCGTGGCACGAGCCGACGTGGTGCTGGCGGTAGGCACCGAGATCGGCGAGGCCATGCATTACGGCCGGGGGCGCCACTGGGCCAAAGGCAAGGCCGACCGCAAGTGGATCTACATCGAGCGCGATCCCACCGCGATCGGCGTCAACCGCCCGATCGACGTGCCGCTGGTCGGCGATCTCAAGGCGGTGCTGCCGCAGTTGACCGGAGCGCTCGGCAACCTGCAGCGCACCGCGCCGGCCGAAATGGCAGGCTGGGCCGAGAGCCATGCAGTGCAGAAGCGCGCGCTGGTGGAATCGATCCCTGCGGGCGAGCCGATCCATCCCGGCCGCCTCTCGATCGAAGCCACGAAGATGCTGCCCAAGGACGCCGTGATCGTCCGCGACGGCGGCGCTTCGGCAATGTGGTTCAACGCGCTGCTGCAGATCACCCCGCGCGATGCCATGTGGAATTCGAACTATGGTGCGATCGGGCCGGGCCTTCCCTATGCGGTCGGCGCACAGATCGCCGTCGGCCCCGAGCGCCGCGTCGTACTGCTGACCGGCGACAGCTCGGTGCTGTTCCATATCGCAGAGATCGAGACCGCGGTACGCAAGAACCTGCCGCTGCTGGTGGTGGTCGCGGTCGACCATGCCTGGGGTATCGAAGTCGCCTCGTACAAGGCGAACTACGGCAACGACACTTCCACGCCCGAGGCCAAGTGGAACCACCACGTCCGCCTCGATAAGACCGCCGAGAGCCTTGGCGCGCATGGCGAATATGTCGACAAGGTCGCCGACATCGGCCCGGCGGTCGCGCGTGCGCTCGCTTCGGGCAAACCCGCACTGGTCCATGTCGAGGTGGATGCTTCGGCCAACCAGAGCTTTGCCGGCCTGCCCGGCTTCGCAGAATTCCGCACCTGGTACGGCGAGGACGGCGATTTCCTAGGCGTTCCCGGTGCGAGCAGCGCGCCGGCGGCCAAGGCCGACAGCGCGCCGATGGAGCAAGGCAGCGGATACTGA
- a CDS encoding carboxymuconolactone decarboxylase family protein, which translates to MSGELKTRIGNLPREEWTDEARHVFAYWGEPDAWENGSKTNMSMVLANHPPLANAYHTFGRHLLLASTIAVRPRELIVLRAAWHQKCLYEWHYHVGYGLTAGLTMQEIEAIRDGWQSPVWDGQDEDRAVLRAVDELIETSRMSDEAYDALAAHFNKQQLMDFVFTVGNYVMLGWAVATFGVPVEEGVDPIGFDLKRRSGGALESTNRPFEKG; encoded by the coding sequence ATGTCTGGAGAGTTGAAAACGCGCATCGGCAATCTGCCGCGCGAGGAATGGACCGACGAAGCACGCCACGTCTTCGCCTACTGGGGTGAACCGGACGCCTGGGAGAACGGCTCCAAGACCAACATGTCGATGGTCCTGGCGAACCACCCGCCGCTGGCCAACGCCTATCACACCTTCGGCCGCCACCTGCTGCTCGCATCGACGATCGCGGTGCGCCCGCGCGAGCTGATCGTGCTGCGCGCGGCCTGGCATCAGAAGTGCCTCTACGAATGGCACTATCATGTCGGTTATGGCCTGACCGCCGGCCTGACGATGCAGGAGATCGAGGCGATCCGCGATGGCTGGCAGTCGCCCGTCTGGGACGGCCAGGACGAAGATCGCGCCGTGCTGCGCGCGGTCGACGAGCTGATTGAGACCTCGCGCATGTCGGACGAGGCCTATGATGCGCTCGCAGCCCATTTCAACAAGCAGCAGCTGATGGATTTCGTCTTCACGGTCGGCAACTACGTGATGCTGGGTTGGGCGGTCGCGACCTTCGGCGTGCCCGTGGAGGAGGGCGTCGACCCGATCGGCTTCGATCTCAAGCGGCGCTCGGGCGGGGCGCTGGAAAGCACCAACCGCCCGTTCGAGAAGGGCTGA
- a CDS encoding nuclear transport factor 2 family protein has translation MTTEDRLAALEARLRAAEDHLAILNLLNSYGPLVDSATAKDAGELWIEGGGYSFGIPDGGTKRLVAPDEVAGMYSWPGHMDLVNTGCSHLTATPKITVDGDDAQAVGYSFVVLREGERWYLWRAAINHWTLQRTEGGWRIVERTNRTLNGSDESHELMRKVATI, from the coding sequence ATGACCACCGAAGATCGCCTAGCCGCCCTAGAAGCGCGCCTCCGTGCTGCCGAGGATCACCTCGCTATCCTCAATCTGCTCAACTCCTACGGTCCGTTGGTCGACAGTGCGACCGCCAAGGACGCGGGTGAGCTCTGGATCGAGGGCGGCGGCTACAGCTTCGGCATTCCCGATGGCGGCACCAAGCGGCTGGTCGCGCCCGACGAGGTTGCCGGCATGTATAGCTGGCCCGGTCATATGGATCTGGTGAATACCGGCTGCTCGCACCTGACCGCGACGCCCAAGATCACCGTCGATGGCGACGATGCCCAGGCCGTCGGCTATTCCTTTGTCGTGCTGCGTGAGGGCGAGCGCTGGTATCTCTGGCGTGCTGCGATCAACCACTGGACGCTGCAGCGGACCGAAGGCGGCTGGCGGATCGTCGAACGCACCAACCGGACGCTCAACGGCTCCGACGAATCCCACGAACTCATGCGCAAGGTGGCCACGATATGA
- a CDS encoding DoxX family protein: MTTLLAFVGRLMLALLFLVSGANKLMDISGTDAMIRAAGLPGGLALITGLFEVIAGLALVFGVLTRFFAVLLAGFCLLAALFFHNNVADPMQAANFLKNIAIAGGLLSLTALDSIRWSFDAMRARRRAEIATVDAEHRAHDAEIRAARAEGEATARSAFGGEPAVAGDGSVARRRRWI, translated from the coding sequence ATGACTACTCTGCTTGCCTTCGTCGGCCGGCTGATGCTCGCGCTGCTGTTCCTCGTTTCCGGAGCGAACAAGCTGATGGACATCTCGGGTACTGACGCCATGATCCGTGCGGCCGGCCTGCCCGGCGGCCTGGCCTTGATCACCGGCCTGTTTGAAGTGATCGCCGGCCTTGCGCTGGTGTTCGGCGTGTTGACGCGCTTTTTCGCTGTCCTGCTCGCCGGCTTCTGCCTGCTGGCCGCGCTGTTCTTCCATAACAACGTCGCCGATCCGATGCAGGCGGCGAACTTCCTGAAGAACATCGCGATTGCCGGCGGCCTGCTTAGCCTCACCGCGCTGGATTCGATCCGCTGGAGCTTCGATGCGATGCGCGCCCGCCGCAGGGCGGAGATCGCTACCGTCGATGCCGAGCACCGCGCCCATGACGCGGAGATCCGTGCCGCGCGTGCCGAGGGCGAGGCCACGGCGCGTAGCGCGTTTGGTGGTGAACCCGCCGTTGCCGGTGACGGTTCTGTCGCTCGCCGCCGCCGCTGGATCTGA
- a CDS encoding nitroreductase family protein produces the protein MKLDLTFDEILTTTRAVRKRLDTTRAVPRSVIEECLELALQAPNGSNRNDWRWIVVDDPAMVRKLADEYRAAMGVLSSGAVPSVRYLSGSDPREDKLLESAFALVEKLDTMPAILIPLMPGRVEGKSVVDQASMWGSIVQAVWSFMLALRSRGLGSIWATVTSRREKEIAELLGIPLDEYTQVGFFPVAYTIGTDFKRAWRKPVSEVLTYNGF, from the coding sequence ATGAAGCTCGACCTCACTTTCGACGAGATCCTCACCACCACCCGCGCCGTGCGCAAGCGGCTCGACACGACGCGGGCCGTTCCACGCTCGGTGATCGAGGAATGCCTGGAACTCGCGCTCCAGGCACCCAACGGCAGTAATCGTAACGACTGGCGTTGGATCGTCGTCGACGACCCGGCAATGGTCCGCAAGCTCGCGGACGAATACCGCGCAGCGATGGGTGTGCTGAGCAGCGGCGCGGTACCCAGCGTCCGCTACCTTTCCGGCAGCGATCCGCGCGAGGACAAGCTGCTCGAATCCGCTTTCGCCCTGGTCGAGAAGCTCGACACGATGCCCGCGATCCTGATCCCGCTGATGCCGGGCCGTGTCGAGGGCAAGAGCGTGGTCGACCAGGCATCGATGTGGGGCTCGATCGTCCAGGCTGTCTGGAGCTTCATGCTGGCGCTACGCTCGCGCGGGCTCGGCTCGATCTGGGCGACGGTCACCAGCCGGCGCGAGAAGGAGATTGCCGAACTCCTCGGCATTCCGTTAGACGAGTATACCCAGGTCGGCTTCTTCCCCGTCGCCTATACGATAGGCACCGATTTCAAGAGGGCTTGGCGCAAGCCGGTTTCGGAAGTGCTGACTTACAACGGGTTTTGA